The following nucleotide sequence is from Brachyspira suanatina.
TACCTGAATACTCCTGATTACCGTATACTTCTATTATATTATTATCATGTCTTAAAGTTTCTATATTAGCTGCTTTAAGTGTTTTCAAAGTCATCATAACATAAGGTTCTGACTCTAACTCCCCATCTATTATGATATTAGAATCACCTTCAAGCAAAGGCAATGCAAATAAAAGCCCACTTAAAAATTGACTGCTTAAATTACCTAATACTTTAAAATTTGATGATTTTAATTGTCCGGATACTTTAATAGAATCTTCTAAATGAATGAATTCAAGTCCCTCTTCTTTCCATATTTTTTTATAAACATCAATAGGTCTTGAAAATAATTTTTTAGAACCTGTAAAAGTACAAGTTATACCAAATGCAGACATTATAGGAATTAAAAACCTCAAACTACTTCCTGACTCTTTAACATCTATAGTTAATTCTTTTTTATATTCTTTTTTTGGAAAAACTTTAATTCCATCATCAATTATTTCTAAATCAGCAAAATTAGAAACAGCATTTTTTGTAACTTCCACATCAACACTAACATTATCAATCCAATGTCTTATTATACTAGGACTTTTAGCTAATGAAGATGCTATTAAAGCTCTATGTGCATCACTCTTACTCATTTGAATATAAATAGAACCGAAAATTTCTGAAGGTTTAATAGTTAAAGACATAATATAACTCCAATTATTATCAATTATGCTAATATAGAATCAACGAAACTTTCAGCATCAAATTCTTTAAAATCTTCAACTTTCTCTCCAAAGCCTCCATAATATATAGGCAGAGATAAATAATGAGCTACACTTATTGCTACCCCACCCTTAGCTGTGCTATCCAACTTTGAAACTATAGCTCCTTGTATATCTAAAGCATTAGTAAATACTTTAGCCTGCTCTATTCCATTATGTCCAACATTGGCATCTAATACTAATATTGGTACAAATTTAAACTCTGTAAATCTCTCTGTAGCGATTTTCTTCATCTTCTCAAGCTGTCTTACCAAATTCTCCTGATTATGGAATCTTCCTGCAGTATCAACTATAACTATATCAGCATCTGTTGCCTTAGCTTTATCTAATGCTGAAAATAATACGCTTGCAGGATCTCCGGCTTGCTGTCCTTTAACTATAGTAACAGAAAGTCTATTAGCCCATTCTTCTAATTGTTCTATGGCAGCTGCTCTGAATGTATCTGCTGCTGCTAATATAACTTTATGATCTTTCTTTAATATATTAGCTAATTTTGCTATTGAAGTTGTTTTACCTACTCCATTAACACCTACTATAAAAAGTATAGTTTTACCATTAAGTTCTATTTTTCTTGAAATGAATTTAGATATTAAAATTTCTCTTAAATGTTTTTTAGCTTCAAACGGATCTTTTATATTTTCTTTTTCTATTACATCTCTAAGTTTTGAAATAATATCTTTTGTAGTTTCAACACCAGCATCAGCTGTTATTAATGTATTTTCTAAACTTGCAAAAAATTCATCATTGATTGATGAAGTATTAAATAGTGATGATAGTGAAAATTTACTTTTAGAACTTGTTAATGAAACTTTAGGTTTTTTAGATTTTTTCATTAACACCAAAACTAAAATCAAAAGTACTACAAGTACACTGCATGCTATTATTATAATATTCATATACGGCATAGTAGATTGCATTTATCAATTTCTCCAAATATAAAATTTATTTAGAATATTATATAAACTATTAAGATTTTTTCAAGGTATAAAAAAAGCATTGATAATAAAATATTATCAATGCTTTCGCCTCTATAAAAAAATTAACGAATCAATTATTTTTTAATTAATTAAATGCTTGGAAAGAACTAGCTGTAGCATTACATAATGGACATTTAGCTGGAGCTGAACCTGCTTCAACATATCCGCAAACAGGGCATAAATAATAAACTGTAGGTAAAGTTTTTTTAGCATTTAAATCCTGTATAGTTTTGTTATATAATTCAGCATGTGTTTTTTCAACTGAAGCTATTCTGTTCATTAAATCAGAAACATTTTTATTGTTTTCAGAAGCAGCAACTTTACTGAAAGCAGGATACATTTTTGTATATTCATAAGTTTCACCAGCTATACCGCTTTTTAAATTATCAACATCAGTACCAGTTTTAATAGCATTGATTTTAGCTGTTAATGCTTTAGTTGATAATTTAGAAGATAAAGCCATATCGTTTAAAAGCTTAGCATGTAAAGCTTCTGCAGCAGAAGCTGCTTTAAATAAAGCTGCAACACTTTTGTTTTGAGCTTTTTTAGCATATTCAGCATAGCTAGCAGATGCATTCATCTCACCATTATAAGACTGCATCATACCATCTAAAGTAGATTTAGCTGTTTGTCCATATACAAGACCAGCAAAAACGAATAAGAACAAAATAAATAAACTTGATTTTTTAATCATCTTTTTATCCTTTTTTAATATAGAGTTTTTTGTTTTTTTGTTTATATGCGAGGCAACATATAGCTAATATAACCTTTAATACATAAAAAAGTAAAACAAATAAACATTTTTTTACAAAAAAAATATAATATAGTAAAATAATGTTAACATATACTAACTTTAATATAAAAAACAATCATATAAAATAATAAAAGGCAGCAAATTTTACATTTACTGCCTTATATAAAAACATTATTTAAATTATTTTTACTTTCTCATTTTTTCAATAGCTTTTGCTAATATAGATATACCCTTATCAATATCTTCGGGTTTAGAATTAGTGTAATTTAATCTTAAAGTACCTAAGCCTCTTTTAGCTTCATAAAAAGGCTCTCCTGCTACTACTACTACACCGTCCTCAGCAGCTTTTCTTGAAAGCTCAACAGCATCTATTCCTTTAGGAAGTGTAGCCCATATGAACATACCGCCTTCAGGATGTGTCCAGTGCATATCTTTAGGTAAATATTTATCCATAGCTTCAAGCATATAATTACATTGTTTGCCGTATAAGTCTATTATTTTTTTGATATGTTCATCATAATCATTATCTTCAAGATACTGACTTACAACTACTTGGGCAAATGTTCCTGTATGCAAATCTATAAGCTGTTTATAATCTTTCATCTTAGCATATAACTCTTTTTGTCTGCATGCAATCCAGCCTAATCTCATACCTGGTGCTACAGTTTTTGAGAATGTACCAAGCAATATAGACTGTTCTCCTAAATATGCCCCAAATGATTTTTGATGTTCTCCTTTGAATCTTAATTCTCCATAAGGATTATCCTCTACAAAGAATGTATCTTTACCTTTCATTATTTCTGCTATTTTTTCTCTTACAGCATTTGTATATGTTATACCTGTAGGATTTTGGAAATTAGGTACGGAATAAAAGAATTTATTATCGTATTTATTTACAGCTTCTTTAAACTCATCTATATCAGCGCCATCTTCATTCAAATTAACTGTATGAATCTTAGGATTATATAGGTGAAATGATTGTAAAGCTGCTAAATAAGATGGATCTTCAACTAAAACATCATCATTAGGATCTATTAAACATGAAGAAATAATATCTAAAGCCTGCTGAGAACCATTAGCTATAAGTATATCGCTGGCTTCAATTTCAATACCTTGTTTTTTATATCTATTGGCAATAAACTCTCTTAAAGGACCATATCCCTCAGTGCTGTTATATTGTAAAGAATAAGCACCTTTAGTTTCTAAAACTTTATTTGCTGCAGCTTTAATCTCTTCCACAGGAAATGATTCAGGATTAGGCAAACCGCCTGCAAATGATATTAAATCACCTTTAGCTGCAACTTCAAGCATAATTTTTACAAAACTGCTTTGAAAATCTTCTTTTAATGCTCTTTTTGATAATCTTAATTTCATAATAATATCCATTTAAAAAATTTGTTATATATTATACACTACTATTCATAATAATGCTATATTATTTTTTGATTTTTTATCAATATATTTTCTTAAAATAACTATACAAAAAAAGGGAGATTTTTTAAATCTCCCTAATTTTTATCAAACTAATATTTATTATATTTTCCAATCAGGGAAACGTTTTATAACAGCAGAAATAATATCAGTTTTATAATGCTGTTCTAAATTTACTAATTTTTGGAATTCTCCAAAGATTATTTTAACATCTTCTTCAGACTCATTTTCTATAAATTTAAGCAAATAAGCTTTATCAAATACCAAATCATACACAACCTTTAAAAGTTTTCTAGCCTGTGCAGATGTTTCTTTTTTATCAACCATTTTTGATAAATGAGGTATTATACTTAATAAACCTATCATAAGAGAATTTTTATTTATATTTATATCTCCTGCTGTTTCATCATAATACTCTCCGTCAAGTATCTTTTGAGCAAAATAAACAAATGATTCAGGACATTCTCTATAATGAAGGAAAATATCATCTATAGTTTTAGCAAGCATATCTGTTTTGCCGTCTTCAAACAGTTTATTTACTATAAGATAATTATTTTTAACTTGAGGAGAATAAAGCATTTTCAGTATTATATTATAATAATCATCTCTTCTGCCGTCCCAAATAGCTTTTATAAATTTCTCTCTGTAATTAGAAGAAGGAAGTACCTCATAAACATGAGTGTAATCATCAATATTTTTAACTATATCTGAAAGTAAAGGTATGCTGCTGTCGGCATTAGACTGACTTCTCAAATATATTGTACTTATAATTCTTTCATCATTAGGAGCTTTTTTATCTTTAGAAATATTAACAAAATAATTATTCATCTCTTTAGCTTCTTCAGAGTTTAAATTAGGAGTATAAGTTAAATATTCCATATATATTTGATATCTCTCAAAGAAATTATCAGTCTTATTAAATTTAGATAAACTTTCAGCATCATAAGTTTCAGCTTCTTCATTATAAAGGAAAGTATTTTTATCAAACTTAACTGTAGTAGAAGCTCTTACAGATTTTTTGGCACTCTCAAGCCACTTAGTATAAGCTGACTCGGCCACTACAACATCAGGCTTTGAAGTTAATTCCTGTTTTAAATCTTTTGTAGTTATTGTCTTTTTATATTTTAAAATAATAGTTAAAAGCTCTGTAGGATTTTCTTCTGCTATCTTTTTAATTTCATTAAGTCTATAAGCTTTATAAACATTAATATCATCGTTAGGCAATGTTGTAAGAGATTGTATTGCCATATCAAAAGTCATTTTTCTAATATCTTCCTGAGATACAAACTTGATATTAACATTATTTATATCTATTGATTTTATTTTACCAACACCAAAATTTCTATGTATAACATATTTATCAACATCATACTGTATATACTTTTCAAATATTTCTATACAATCTTTGGGCTTTTTATTGACATTTGTAATAGCAGATATTTCTTCTATTTTTTCAAAAAGTGTATGATTAGGGTATAAAGCCTTATAAACATCTACAAGTCTATGTCTGAAAAATTTTGCCTTTTTATTATTCTGTGCTACTATATCCTGCTCATAATTAAGCAAATTTTTAATAGTTTTTAAAGCATCATTGTATCTGTTATTTTCAAAATAATAGAAGAATATTATTTTCCATACATCTATCATTATATTAGAATCAACAAGAGTTTTTAAAGCATTTTCATATTTAAGCAAATAATTATAATTATCCGGCTCATATTCCAATACTTTTTTAATATCGCTTTCTGCATTATTTCTTTCTCTTATAAGATTTCTTTCAAAAGCAATTTTATAATAATGCACAGCACTCTTTATATCTCCTGCCATTTCTTTTGTATGTGCTATCTTTTCAGGAAGTTCAGGATTGGATACATCAAATCTTATAAGTCTTTCCCAAATTTCTAATGCCTCAGAATCTCTATTAGTACTTTGATAATAGCTAGCCAAATATCTTAAAGCATAATCGCTCTCATAGTATTCATCTAAAATTTTTTGAGATATGAATTCTACTATATTCCATTTTTTAGCATTCTTAAAAATACCCAAAAGTTTTTCCAAACTCATTTCTGAATAATTTGCAATTTTTAAATTTAAAAATCCATTTGCATATAATGCTGATATATGATTAGGATTTTTATCCAATTGCATTTTAGCTGTTTCTATAGCTGAATTTATATCATTAGTATCATTTATATCATTGAGAATACCTGACAAATCAACAAAATACTTAGCAGTATAATTAAGAAGAGGTCTTCTCGTAAATGTTTCTTCTGAAAATACATTTTCTAATTTTTGTAGAGCTTCTGACATATTATCACTCCTTATCTAATATTTTTATGTAGTATTGCAGCAAATCTTTATCTATTACAGCCATCTTTCTTCCCCACACCTTAACCTCTTCAACATCAGAATCATTTTGCCTCATAATAAGATATGTAGTTAAAAATGCATATGAAGATAAAAGTTTAGGCGCTGTAGTCTCTCTCAGCTTTATTTTTCTGTAATCTGCTTCTAATCTGGATATGTTTCTTCTAAGATCAAACTCCTCCTGTTCATTTAATGGTCTTTTCACATCCAATATGTTCATAAGTTCGCCATAAGCACTCATCCATAATATTATCTCTTCCTGACTATTATTATGGATTCCTCTTTTTATTATTATATCTCTAATTTCTCTCACTACTTCTATGCTGATATTTTCAAATTCTATACTTAAAGGATCATAAAATAACGCTTCTCTTATATACATTTTACATTTTTTTTCATCGCCCAATTTATCATAAATCATAGCGATATAGCTAAGCGTCCTAGAATTGTACGGCTCTATAGTATTTAAATATTCATAAGATTTTAATGCTCTAGAATAATCCTTTAACTCTATAAAAGCATTAGAAAGTAAACGTAATTCCTCCGTGCCTTCAATATCATTGGTGCTGCGCTGCATTATTAACTCTATAATCTTATTATATACATAATAATGAATAGCGTTAATCGATATCAAATTCTCATCATAAGACTTTCCATGTACGAATACATTGAATTTCTTATAAGTAGAATCCAAAAGTTTGCAGTATTCTATGCAATTTCTCTCTACGCTTTTAAATTTATCAAGTCTGTTAATCCAAAATTTAACGCAGGATATATTTTCATACAGATTTTCACATTCAAAATCTTTTGACATAATCCTATCAAAATCTTCCATAGACTCTGTAAATAACCCCTGCTTTAATTTAGTTTCTATAATGTTGAAAATATCTTTGACAGACTCTTTTCTAGAAAATAATTCCTCTTCCATTATATTTAAAATAAACTACTCCCTTAAAGCTAAAAAACGTACAGAGATATATACGCATATTATTATAATATAATCAAATAAAGATAAATTGTCAAGAGAAAATAATACTCTTTAGAGTAAAAAACAATAAAAAATATATTAATTATGGTATACAAGCTCTCCGGATTTAAAAACCATAGAACACATATTATTATCCATACTATAAAGCAAAAAATTAAGATTATCACAATTCCATACTATAATATCTGCCTTTTTTCCAATCTCAATACTTCCTATTTCCTCTCCCCTCTTAATAGCACATGCTGCATTTATAGTAACAGCATTTAATATCTCTTCAGGAGTAAGCCTATATATAATATATGCAAGCTTCATTATAAACTGCATATTCAAAGAAGGACTAGAACCTGGATTATAATCTGTAGCCAATGCTATAGGAACTCCTTTATCTATCATATATCTAGCTCTGGCATAAGGCATATTTAAATAAAAAGAAGCATTAGGCAAAAGTACAGCTATAACACCTTGATTTTTTATAACATCTATGGATCTGTCATCAGACATAATCAAATGTTCAGCACTTATAGCTTTAAATCTTGCTGCTAAATATGATCCGCCGCTTGTTTCCAATTGATCTGAA
It contains:
- a CDS encoding transcript cleavage factor: MSEALQKLENVFSEETFTRRPLLNYTAKYFVDLSGILNDINDTNDINSAIETAKMQLDKNPNHISALYANGFLNLKIANYSEMSLEKLLGIFKNAKKWNIVEFISQKILDEYYESDYALRYLASYYQSTNRDSEALEIWERLIRFDVSNPELPEKIAHTKEMAGDIKSAVHYYKIAFERNLIRERNNAESDIKKVLEYEPDNYNYLLKYENALKTLVDSNIMIDVWKIIFFYYFENNRYNDALKTIKNLLNYEQDIVAQNNKKAKFFRHRLVDVYKALYPNHTLFEKIEEISAITNVNKKPKDCIEIFEKYIQYDVDKYVIHRNFGVGKIKSIDINNVNIKFVSQEDIRKMTFDMAIQSLTTLPNDDINVYKAYRLNEIKKIAEENPTELLTIILKYKKTITTKDLKQELTSKPDVVVAESAYTKWLESAKKSVRASTTVKFDKNTFLYNEEAETYDAESLSKFNKTDNFFERYQIYMEYLTYTPNLNSEEAKEMNNYFVNISKDKKAPNDERIISTIYLRSQSNADSSIPLLSDIVKNIDDYTHVYEVLPSSNYREKFIKAIWDGRRDDYYNIILKMLYSPQVKNNYLIVNKLFEDGKTDMLAKTIDDIFLHYRECPESFVYFAQKILDGEYYDETAGDININKNSLMIGLLSIIPHLSKMVDKKETSAQARKLLKVVYDLVFDKAYLLKFIENESEEDVKIIFGEFQKLVNLEQHYKTDIISAVIKRFPDWKI
- a CDS encoding tetratricopeptide repeat protein codes for the protein MEEELFSRKESVKDIFNIIETKLKQGLFTESMEDFDRIMSKDFECENLYENISCVKFWINRLDKFKSVERNCIEYCKLLDSTYKKFNVFVHGKSYDENLISINAIHYYVYNKIIELIMQRSTNDIEGTEELRLLSNAFIELKDYSRALKSYEYLNTIEPYNSRTLSYIAMIYDKLGDEKKCKMYIREALFYDPLSIEFENISIEVVREIRDIIIKRGIHNNSQEEIILWMSAYGELMNILDVKRPLNEQEEFDLRRNISRLEADYRKIKLRETTAPKLLSSYAFLTTYLIMRQNDSDVEEVKVWGRKMAVIDKDLLQYYIKILDKE
- the aroA gene encoding 3-phosphoshikimate 1-carboxyvinyltransferase gives rise to the protein MSLTIKPSEIFGSIYIQMSKSDAHRALIASSLAKSPSIIRHWIDNVSVDVEVTKNAVSNFADLEIIDDGIKVFPKKEYKKELTIDVKESGSSLRFLIPIMSAFGITCTFTGSKKLFSRPIDVYKKIWKEEGLEFIHLEDSIKVSGQLKSSNFKVLGNLSSQFLSGLLFALPLLEGDSNIIIDGELESEPYVMMTLKTLKAANIETLRHDNNIIEVYGNQEYSGIDYEVESDWSHAAFFAAAGALGGETTLYGLNKYSIQGDKEILNILKFMGASVSYNDDNSITVKKTNRLNALDIDMSNIPDLGPIITTLAATAKGKTRLYNAGRLRYKESDRINDLMDSFSRIGANIEVTEDEILIEGVERLKGGNTTSHNDHRIAMALAVASSISDGDIIIDDAESINKSSFNFIEQFRSIGARIVL
- the ftsY gene encoding signal recognition particle-docking protein FtsY, with translation MPYMNIIIIACSVLVVLLILVLVLMKKSKKPKVSLTSSKSKFSLSSLFNTSSINDEFFASLENTLITADAGVETTKDIISKLRDVIEKENIKDPFEAKKHLREILISKFISRKIELNGKTILFIVGVNGVGKTTSIAKLANILKKDHKVILAAADTFRAAAIEQLEEWANRLSVTIVKGQQAGDPASVLFSALDKAKATDADIVIVDTAGRFHNQENLVRQLEKMKKIATERFTEFKFVPILVLDANVGHNGIEQAKVFTNALDIQGAIVSKLDSTAKGGVAISVAHYLSLPIYYGGFGEKVEDFKEFDAESFVDSILA
- a CDS encoding PLP-dependent aminotransferase family protein, yielding MKLRLSKRALKEDFQSSFVKIMLEVAAKGDLISFAGGLPNPESFPVEEIKAAANKVLETKGAYSLQYNSTEGYGPLREFIANRYKKQGIEIEASDILIANGSQQALDIISSCLIDPNDDVLVEDPSYLAALQSFHLYNPKIHTVNLNEDGADIDEFKEAVNKYDNKFFYSVPNFQNPTGITYTNAVREKIAEIMKGKDTFFVEDNPYGELRFKGEHQKSFGAYLGEQSILLGTFSKTVAPGMRLGWIACRQKELYAKMKDYKQLIDLHTGTFAQVVVSQYLEDNDYDEHIKKIIDLYGKQCNYMLEAMDKYLPKDMHWTHPEGGMFIWATLPKGIDAVELSRKAAEDGVVVVAGEPFYEAKRGLGTLRLNYTNSKPEDIDKGISILAKAIEKMRK
- a CDS encoding rubrerythrin family protein, yielding MIKKSSLFILFLFVFAGLVYGQTAKSTLDGMMQSYNGEMNASASYAEYAKKAQNKSVAALFKAASAAEALHAKLLNDMALSSKLSTKALTAKINAIKTGTDVDNLKSGIAGETYEYTKMYPAFSKVAASENNKNVSDLMNRIASVEKTHAELYNKTIQDLNAKKTLPTVYYLCPVCGYVEAGSAPAKCPLCNATASSFQAFN